The Thamnophis elegans isolate rThaEle1 chromosome Z, rThaEle1.pri, whole genome shotgun sequence DNA window ataaataattatttataaaaagctTGAGTAGGTTAGAATAGATTATCATCACTAATTAAAGCAGAAATGACCAGATAATTGGTTTTGTTAGAAGAATTGAGGACAGCAATCTAAAGGCACAatatctttattttcaaaaattcttttattttccatGTTTTAATGCACTCTAATACATAGGACAAATTggcatttattcatttttctttggCACATGTGGATAAAAAGGCCAGATGCAATGTAAACAAGTTGCTAACTTCAATGAACCATAATCATAGTAACTTTGCTTTTTTATTATATGTAAGATTCTCTTTGGTTACACAGACTATGATGAAATTTAACAAgtaaataaaaatcagaataatGATGCTTGATGTAGTGTCAGAGCAACATTTAAAATTTTTGCTGTAGTAATGCAATTTGAAAGAAATCTTTTTAAGGATTTAATCAGATTATTTTAAAGTAGTTTTTTGCACCTGATTCTAAATGGAGTTCTAAACTGGAAGGACATACTGCTGAATATATAAAAGTAAGAACATCTACTTCAAGAGGGTTATTTTGAGAATCATCTGGTCATACCAAAGTAGTTAATCTCACATTAAAACCAAAATAACTCAATCAAGTAATTGTAATCCCTTGTCTATAATCCTATCTCCACCTACCTATACTGACAACAGAAACTTTCTTTGGACCACCAAACTGGGATCAAATGCTATAGGATAGAGTAGAAGGATTTCACCTGTATTCAGAAACACTGCATAATACTGTAACACAGAGATTGAGACTGAGGACTCTATCCTGACATTATCCTGAATTTACATTGATGGCTATAACACCTAGCTTTCAACAGAAAACTATAAAAGCTGTGTAGGCTCCATTATTCTAAATGAAATTAAGCaactctttattttctttatttcttcagaTGAAGACATGCCAAGTGATGATTTTCTTCTTAATAGGTAATCCTCTACTTACAAGAGTGATGaaggtacaacagcactgagaaaaatgacttacgactgttttcacacttacgaccattggagcatcccatggtcatgtgatttaaatttggatgcttggcaactgactcatatttttgacagtttgcagtatcccagggtcatgtgatcatcttttgtgactttctgataagcaaagtcaacagggaagctgtatttatttaacaactgtgttattaacaacagtagtgattcagttaacaactgtgacacaaaagccataaaatggggcaaaagtcacttaacaaatctttCACTTCGAAACAAAAATTTTcaactcagttgtggtcataagtcaaggactacctatagtcaaataaattaatataatgttGATATATACTTTTTGTGTTTGTATGTGATTTGTAAACAGAGTTCTTTCCCAGTCAATTACTTATCAAATATGTtaatgttccaaaaattttgTGAAGGGTGTTTTggaagtaaaacaaaaacaaaaaaagctttaCAAGTTCTATTATACGATAGTCtgaatttctaaaataaaaaaaaaaatattttctgaacaAAGTTAATATCTCCTTAACATCTCAATCATGGAAAACTCTTTTATGTATTACTCTAAGTAATAATACTTTTGCATATATGGATATCAATGATGTGTTTAGCAAGATCATTGTCCAAGATTTGGTACCTCTATTGATCTCTAATCATACTTTGTTTTTATCCAGaacaattgaaataaaaagaatggCCAATCAATCCACTGTGACTGAATTCTTTCTGATGGGATTTTCTGATGACCATGGTGTACAACTTcgcctttttttcttacttctcTTCATTTATTTGATAGCTTTGATTGGGAATTCACTCATTGCATTTGTTGTGATCCTGAACCATCACCTGCACACCCCTATGTATTTCTTTTTGGTTAACCTATCATTGACTGATATTTGTTATATCACAACCACCATCCCCAAATCAATGGCAGTTTCATTGACAGATAACAAAACGATCACTTTTCCTGGATGTATGACTCAAGTGTTCTTAGTTATTGCTTGTGTAGGTTCTGAGGTTGCCTTGCTCACCATCATGGCTTATGATCGTTATGTAGCTATCTGCCGTCCTCTACGATATAGCCTTATTTTGAACTGGGGTGCATGCAGCCAAATGGCACTTGCTTCCTGGATTACATCCTTTATCCATGCTTTGTTGCAAACCAGCCTAACTTTTCAATTAAATTTCTGTGGGTTGAATATCATTGGACAATTTTTTTGTGATGTTCCTCAGTTACAAAAGATTTCTTGCACTGATACAAAACGTAATCAAATTTTCATGTGGATAGTTGGATTCATTGCGAGTTCATTTTGTACTGGATTTGTTTTTGCCTCTTATGGTTATATCTTctcagttattttaaaaattccatccaATCAAGGAAGATATAAAACTTTCTCAACTTGCAGTCCACACTTGACAGTCTATTCTTTATTTATCATTACATCTATGTTTTCGTACTTGAGACCACAAAATCTTTCTTCTCCCACAATAGATTTACTGTCTGCTGTATTGTATGCAGTGTTGCCTCCTGTTCTGAATCCCATCATTTATAGCTTCAGAAACAAGGATATCCAAGAGGCTGTGTGGAAAGTAATGTCTAAATCTAAACTGGCATGTTGGGTATTCTGCAAGTCCTGTTATCCAAGGAATATCTGATGACTATAGCCAGGAGACATATTTTGCTGCTGTAGTCCTTGCCCTTTGGAATATCTTTCCTTCAAAATTAAAATGGACTTAATCTTTTTAGACATTTGTACGGTTTTAAAAACATCCCTATGTGCCTGGTCCTAGTTTTACTGATATTTTTACTGACAATTGTTAGAGTAATTTTCttctatatgtatatttattttgtaacatttttaattgttttataattgttaatcacccagagtcacttagttGAGATGGGCAAgtatagaaattaaattaaaaagtaatatattaaaattaaaagagacTTTCAGATTTAGGTGGCTCATTTCACTAGGAAAGATGCTGTATATTATTATATCAATGCAATCTTGCCACAGAGAATCTGAATGATTTCCCTATTTGCATATTCCTAATCTTGATTAATGTTCAAAAGGGTTGTGCACCCTTGTGATTGTTTTGAATGATTACTTACAATGCAGGTGGAAGAGATAATTGAAGAAAAACCTTAGTATATGATATTTTATACAATCATTGAATAAAGTCCTctgttctttcttatttttacatCCATACGATAACTCTTTATCTATTGGAATCCTTTTGTTTCTGTATGATTAGAGCTTACCATTCTCATCAATTAAtgatttcattttgcattttgatgGTATTGAATATTGTTGTAAGAGATgtactgtcagcattccaaatattcaaaattaaatcagagtccaaggcagaactttactcaaagttccaatttattaagagagacatgttggcacatctgtgaaaaattgaatctgaaagcttcctgggtttttgcatccagttgaaagttcatgatcttgcccccacacccacaagttcataaCATGATCCAATTTTCCACTGTCACGctgcagttccacccatctagttctggtcaggtcCAGAGGTACAGAGTCAAAGAAttaccttgggcttctagaaaggaactttttattttgacaacaacacattctactccttactattccccatcccaattccccactaatgaaaaagcacagtaaaataagagagagtgtcgcaggccaaagattctaaaaggaatatgactgcaggcctgacaggcagcttctcctcagaagaaaaacatttcctgaaaagagaataacataaatgttaacataacaaaattaaccacctcttccccccccccaaaggggggtccctttggcttatcgggaaacttctcatggaattgttttactaacttctccacttttaggttccagtttttcacccaagtagcttcagacaaaagGTAACCTTTCCAAtgtactaaatactgtaagcgacccaTATACAACATGGACTCTACGATTTTTTCTACCTCATAATTGTTTCCTCCTCTATCACTGCagaagaagggaaagcttgggtggatggtcttatgcCAGACCCAATTACTAGAAGCAACATAAGCAGAAATAAGTACTGTAGAATATTCACTAATTCATCCTAGTCCTCAGATCTTCTTCAGGTATGAAATGAAAGAcacttaataaatgtgggatAATTTGCAGTTGATAtgaatagtttaaaaaaaggatattGATACGGTTGGTTTAATATGCTGGATTAGTATATATTAAACAAATATGTCCAGAAATATCATTATTGTAAATGATATCAGGATGCAGTTTTTCTTACAGTATTTGTGATATGTGGAAGAAGATAACTTtctaattataaataattatttataaaaagctTGAGTAGGTTAGAATACATTATCATCGCTAATTAAAGCAGAAATGACCAGATAATCGGTTTTGTTAAAAGAATTGAGGAAAGCAACCTAAaggaacaatatttttattttcaaaaattcttttattttccatGTTTTAATGCACTCTAATTCACAGAACAAATTGGCAGTTATTGCTTTTTCTTTGGCAcatgtggataaaaatgccagatccaATCTAAACAATTGCTAACTTCAATGAACCTTAATCATAGTAACTTTGCTTTTTTATTATATCTAAGATTCTCTTTGGTTACACAGACTATGATGAAATTTAACAAGTAAATAAACATCACAATAATAATGCCTGATGTAGTGTCAgggcaaaaattaaaatttttattGTGTTAAGGCAATTTGAAAGAAATCTTTTTAAGGATTTAATCAGATCATTTTAAAGTAGTTTTTTGCACCTGATTCTAAATGGAGTGCTAAACTTGAAGGATATACTGCTGAATATATAAAAGTAAGAAAAGCAAGACAGTTATGTTGAGAATCATTTGGTCATATCAAAGTAGTTAATCTCACATTAAAACCAAAATAACTCAATCAAGTAATTATAATCCCTTCTCTATAATCCTATCTCCACTTACCTATACTGACAACAAAAACTTTGTTTGGACCTCCAAACTGGGATCAAATGCTACATGATAAAGTTAGATGGATTTCACCTGTATTCAGAAGCACTGCATAATACTGTAACACAGAGACTGAGAACTCTATCCTGACATTATCCTGAATTTACATTgatggctagaaaacagaaaacTATAAAATTGCTGTGTAGGCTCCATTGTTCTAAATGAAATTAAGCaactctttattttctttatttcttcagaGGAAGACATATCAAGTAAGGATTTTCTTCTTAATAGAtaatcctctacttacaacagtgatgaaggtacaacagcactgagaaaagtgacttacgactgttttcacacttacgaccattgaagcatcccatggtcatgtgatttaaatttggatgcttggcaactgactcatatttttgacagtttgcagtatcccagggtcatgtgatcatcttttgtgactttctgataagcaaagttaacAGGGAAGCtgtatttatttaacaactgtgttattaatttaccAACAATTAACCTATCATTGACTGATATTTGTTATATCACAACCACCATCCCCAAATCAATGGCAGTTTCATTGACAGATAACAAAACAATCACTTTCCGTGGATGTATGGCTCAAGTGTTTAATTATTGCTTGTTTAGGTTCTGAGGTTGCCTTGCTCACCATCATGGCTTATGATAGTTGTTTAGCTATCTGCTGTCCTCTGTGATATGTGCTGTTTTGTATGCAGTGTTACTTATACAAAACAATGTTTCCTCCagttttgaatcccatcatttaTAGCTTTCGAAATAAGGATATATCTCTGAGAAAAACAGCACgaataattaaaagaaatttcTTATCCTAAGAGATTACTTTTCAATGTGAGACACATTGCATTAAACTTTTGGATATGGTAAAAATGATTCTACCTTTGTTTCTCCTGCACTATAGCTATACAGTTACTTTACTTATGGAACATTTCACAACATTGCTTTCTGGTTTTGTTTGTTGGATATGATTACCTGCCTCAACCAATTTATCAAACAGTTTCTCACAGAAATAATCACCCACTCCTTGAGGAGGGATGAGCCGATGTCGCGATGACATGACCTGCGATCTTGAAGTCCCGACATcacagttgatacttttgccactggacggtccatatggacctaaaccgtcccgcagagatggtgatcgggaagaatatgtcttgctgatctcaggtatcccgcaaagtccctgattgatccaagagaagttcttttAGCCGACGACAAAATCGCAGCCACAAGCTGATGAAgatgggacagctccggaatggaaagaaacagaaagagaaagtgtgtacaGCTGGTGATgaaattttactgttttaaaagagactgcccgaaaaaaaccttaaaggtaaattaaatttgagaacagaagaaataagtgatgaaattaagctacattggattgaattggacagtgtgttatctttctttttaaatgctattttatggatggaatttgcgcaaagctttttaaagtgaatggattagtttttcttcatctacttttttatttttgtaacctatggattaaaatacttttttttttcatttctataagagtttttttctgttttctattttgtttcatttaagaattttacttttttaaaaaacctggaatacaaaaaatatacaaaaggaGTACAAAGAGAGCTGTAACATTAGAGGGAAAGGAAGCAACATTGCCACTTGGAAGCTGGAGGTTTGAGCCTTGGAAACATCCAACTTTCACTTCTTTCTTTGATCTTTCCGACTTTGCGCTTTATGACCttgcagcttgtttacagagagtgataagaagagcaTGGAGTATTTATGCTGGTATTCTTTTGAACCTTATTGCCAtctgaagaaaagtgaaacaagaTCTTATTGTGAGAgattataaatgaatttgtgtttaatctaataaaaagccttgaaagccagggtggcagtgtttaccagttggaagaatggcacaacatcaacatcaacaaaaAAACTTTAACATTGCAACagataatgtttgaaattcaaaaattattagaagtatcagagagaattgaggagaaactgtaaaatctagagcatataacagcaaaatatgatggggAATCTCAATTgaaaaagtggaggctagagtcctaaaaattgaagagaaaaacaaGCACAAAGACAAGAAATTTAttgacatctatggtgaatggagtgtggttggaaatgcAGAGAGTGCAATATGGAGTGGGGAGCTAGATGAccaggaactctaccccagatggcaaggtacagaagaagaaaaaagagaaaaattgatggattTAAGAAGAGAAATCTTATCAGAAGCACCATTGATGACCAAAGATATGCTGATTAAAGAAACAGATGGAGGGTATCGAGATTATATAAGAGGTGCAACAAGCAATGAGCtgcaaagagaagtccacacaaatatTATTAAGGGAATAATCAgaagattaattccacaaatggctaaagacataagattgcattattactggaaagataccggttgatatatgaaattttttataataataaaaaattaaacttagcttaatttagagcattatgtaaaaatgaagtgataatggatatgattaaataaataattgaaaatgataataatgtatgcaTATGTAGTGATTTGATAAGAATTAATTAGATATGAATGGTGAATGgtgactatgaaaggaagattagaaattttgttatgcCATAAAagctaatattaaaaaaattgaattgaatctaGTTAAACTTTGAATATTAGGTCAAAAGAAATGTTATGATAATGgacagtcaaataaatgtttgataatgatgataataacatgtatgtatgtatgtatgtatgtatgtatgtatgtatgtatgtattggcttaataaaaggaaattggatataaattgtaaacagtgatttggaaaggaggactagaaacttggttctaaatgttattgatttttatttagaataggtTATAAGGATTTAATGTTGGTAATGTTGATTTGATATTGGAAATAGCTAACGAAATGTCATTATGAGTTTATGCTTTaaactttggaatattttatacaaaaggatgttaaaacaattgtggtcaaatgaaaattgagatatgatgatagtaaaacctataaatatatttgatttaaaatatatgatttgatgtgtattataggtgatgactgtggaagagatgcacaaaagctttttgtaaccaattgacatactttctatagtatgtaaagaaaaaggattctttgtgttgtatttgtgtttattcaaaaataaaaaaaataaaaaaattaatcactCACTCCCAACCACACACCTAAATTTACATCCTACACTAATTGTTGAGTTAGTCTTTTCTAAAGTCTCATATAGTTATTTCAAAAACTAGGGACATGAAAACAGAGCTATTTTGTATGTAAATGACACAATGCTGTTGGTGGAGAACATGGATTATTTGAAGAGGATATTTGATATTTTATAGGTTGTAACATAGATCTCAATCTTATTAAATACCAAACTGcctctttttcaaagaaaaatggtgTGAAGAATTAGAAGTTatataaaatgttgaaaaattaCAAGTTAATTAATAGGAATTCCCTTGGCCAAGCACAATTGGGAAGTTTTTCCATAACATTTCTCAgttacaaaaaaaatattgcactgTTCCAAAAAGTATCACCAAGTTCTTGTCTAGGTCAATGGGTACAGTGTATATTCATTTTGTACTGGATTCATTTTTGCTTCTTCTGGCCACATTTTGCCTACTGTGTGCAAGATTCTACCATTGAAGGCAAGTATAGAACTTTTTCAACttatagccctcattggctgtcTTTTTTGTATTGATCATCATAGCTATGGTTTCATACATGAGGTCATAATATCTTTCTTCTCCCACTTCCATATCCCATCCTAGATAGCTCATGGAACAAGGATATCCAAAGCATATAAAAGAATTAACAACAACAGTTAAAAGTAAATCAGCCTTAGCCTGGCTGATCCATCTTCAATCTAATTTTTATAATATAGATATAACTTTCAGGCCATGGGTAAAATATGCATCTGCAACTTTTTATGTTATTTATACCTATAAAGAAAGTCTCTTAGCCCTTTACTCTAGATATTTCCACTAAATCTTCAATTGTTTCAAACTATTATAGGAATTACAAATGTCATCTAGTTGTACCTAaagttttaaaacacattttactGTATTTCACCCATCACATTCTGTGAAGTTTAAAGCTTAATAAATCATAACAAATATTTATTCTGTAAAATACATTTCATGAAGCTCAAACATTCtttttaaatacatataaatCTACCATCATGCTCTAAAAGGTCACTTTTAGCCACattaaatcagaggtgggatcctaccagttcgcattggttcggctgaaccagtagtagtggcctgggtcgctggaccCGGCAACAACCCCGGTCTGCCACACCCCTAAACTGGTTCTCTCGGCGgtaccataggcaccaccatcccttttttgccttctgcacatttgtagagcaatttttgttgcactgtgcatgtgtacaCATTGTGCATCAAGCACAGGTGCAGTGCATTCCTGaatgaactggcagtagcagcagctggaaccccaCCCCTGCATTAAATCTATGAATAAGGGGTATGCAAGAACTTCTCAGCTGGATTATGGAATGAATTTAAACCTTGTCTGCAGCACCTCATATTTTATATGAACCAGGACAGTGGCACATGGCTGTGTTTATAGAGATGGCATCTTCCCCCAATGGATGTGAAAAATATGATCAGAAATGTGTTGTTTAGATGTTTTGTGTTAACAAAGATAGTACCATATAGTAATTAGTCCATTGATCATTGGCAGAGGAATTTATACAAATGTGATTTCACTGCTGAGAATGAATAAGAAAAGAATTAgtgaggaaggggggaagggctaccatattttttggagtataagatgcaccttttcccctcaaaaaagaggctgaaaatctgggggtgtcttatacactgaatatagcattttttgcctcttgaaaccctaccccttcaccaaaatgaccttgcagagcctgtagaaggctttcagagagctcctgggcactggggaggacagaaatgagcgaaaaacaggccatttttgctcaattatgctccccaacccccaggagtactttataagcctcctaaaggctatgcatgtaatttttttgacaaaaaatggacccatttttgtgaaaaatggcccatttgttgTTCATTTTTATGGGGGgcatcccccaggagcattctgcaagccccctaaaggctattcatgcctttttttggaaaaaatgggcctgttttcgtgaaaaactggctgttttggggaggtttgcagagtgcaaaaactttttttaaaagttgcctcttcaaaaccttggtgtgtcttatactctggtgcatcttgtactctgaaaaatatggtaaataaataaacaaatagacaGCTGTATTTAAGGAAATATGAATTTagttttttgtttctgttctgGAAGTTTAGTCTCCTCCTCCCATAAGAGACTTTGAAAGAAAAGGGCACAAAATAGACGTCAGTCAATTTGAAATTTTATTCAACTGTATTTGTAATTCCCATTAAGGAAAAAATGGGAATAAGTGGTAACATGCTTTTCTGCTTACATCACTAACTGAAATAATGTATACAGCATGGAATTAAAATCTTGTTTCAAATTTCTGGAAGTAAAGGAAAAGTACCTGGCTTCAATGTTTCTTTAAggaacagaaataagaaatagtcTGTTTGAATTGAAACCTGCCATCATCTCTCCAAGGATATGTGCCACAGTTATCCTTTGGCTTATTGGTCTATTTACAATATGTGAAAAACACTTTATGAATAATATTTTTAGGGGAAGGGGCATATTTATAAATTAAGTTCACATGCACACAGAATATTTTGTTACTttcattaattgattgattttaatTAATCAAGTGTTGAGATATTTAAATAAGAAGCCTCTATGTACATGAATGAATACTTGAAGTCTATTCCAAATGAGTAATTTCTGCCCTTgaatatgtgatttatttatattgggTAAAAGACTAAAGGATCATAGGTCTCCTCACCAAAACTGAAATAATTATTGTAGGGCTTCCTCCTGAGGTTTGTGGCTTGGGCATAGGTAATTTCCCACTGACAGAAATTCCTGTTCTTATCACAGTTTTCAGCTCATCAATGTCTACCTCCTTGCTAAGATATAGTTGCTCTAATTTTCTCAGATTGATCACAATTACCTTGTATCAATAACTGTATTGTGCAACTGAGAAAGCAGGTAGGATTTCATAATACAACTCCTAAGAGCAGTAGAAATAACTGCTTCTTCATGTAATTGTGATGGCCCTTAAGGAATGACTCTTCAGAGTACTGCAGAAAATAACGATGAAATATTTTTGGCTGTTTCTATAAGATCACAGTAAAAAAGAATGGTTCATTAATCTTCCAGGAGAACAAAAGTAAATGCAACTATTTTAGTTTGTAACCAAGAATGACCACTGTATTTAAAGGGTTTCAGCTTTTGGTTCTAAGAATAACATTGagctgaatgtatttttttttgcagtctATATAACAAGTAAGTGTAAAAAACCTATGTTTTAATTATGAATACTTTGTAAGTCATGTATTGCCTCCTTAGAATAGGAGGAAGCTTCAATATGTTGgtgttattatatttatattgttatatattgAAATAGTGCTGCATGATAGGAAGTGGGCAACTGCTATCTGTATTGTCTTATACAGAGAATTATAATGGTAGAATAAAGGCCAAATACATTCTTATTTTTAGTACTAGCATTGGTAATAAGTGCAATTAAAGTGTTAAATACCAATATTTAACACTTCTTCTTATAAGATAAtaccacaaaaaaaaaacttttatccaTTTTTCTACTATCTCTTTTTCCCCTATGtgaggtgggtaggtaggtagggagtacctacctacctacttacccacCTCACATATGGGAAAAAGAGATAGTAGAAAAATGACTTCAGAAGCAAAAACAATTCGTCCAATGTTCAGAGTAAGCCCAAGTAAAGTGACAAGCCTTCAACAGGACTCCTTAAGGTTTAGCACTATGAATTTAATATATTTCAGGGGAGAGAAGCTTTCAGATTGAGCAATTGCAAGAAGGGTAGCTTACTG harbors:
- the LOC116521439 gene encoding olfactory receptor 14A16-like; translated protein: MANQSTVTEFFLMGFSDDHGVQLRLFFLLLFIYLIALIGNSLIAFVVILNHHLHTPMYFFLVNLSLTDICYITTTIPKSMAVSLTDNKTITFPGCMTQVFLVIACVGSEVALLTIMAYDRYVAICRPLRYSLILNWGACSQMALASWITSFIHALLQTSLTFQLNFCGLNIIGQFFCDVPQLQKISCTDTKRNQIFMWIVGFIASSFCTGFVFASYGYIFSVILKIPSNQGRYKTFSTCSPHLTVYSLFIITSMFSYLRPQNLSSPTIDLLSAVLYAVLPPVLNPIIYSFRNKDIQEAVWKVMSKSKLACWVFCKSCYPRNI